The following proteins are encoded in a genomic region of Odontesthes bonariensis isolate fOdoBon6 chromosome 19, fOdoBon6.hap1, whole genome shotgun sequence:
- the cnga1b gene encoding cyclic nucleotide-gated channel alpha-1, whose protein sequence is MGRTQRAGPGALFNVNNSNNNEEEEEEKKKKKKKEKKEKKEQKEKEKQEKKERKEKKQKEKEEKQKEKEEKEKEKQKEKEKLEKEKKAKEEAAKEITVIDPAGNTYYYWLAIITIPVMYNWTLIIARACFEELQTDYLYYWFFIDFASDMVYILDMIFRTRTGYLEQGLLVKDEKKLRERYLMSFQFKLDMISMIPTDLFFFVFGVTFPEIRLNKLFRFNRMMEFFQRTETRTNYPNALRISNLVMYILIIIHWNACLYYSFSKAMGFGSDRFVYPDPADPEFGRLIRKYAYSMYWSTLTLTTIGETPPPVENSEYIFVVTDFLVGVLIFATIVGNVGSMITNMNAARADFQARIDAIKQYMSFRKVTKDLEKRVIKWFDFLWTNKKAVDEREVLKYLPDKLRAEIAINVHLDTLKKVRIFADCEAGLLVELVLKLQPQVYSPGDYICKKGDIGREMYIIKEGKLAVVADDGITQFVVLSDGSYFGEISILAIKGSKAGNRRTANIKSIGYSDLFCLSKDDLMEALTEYPDAKALLEEKGRQILMKDGLLDLEVAAQGPDPKEIEEKVDRMTSSLDVLQTRYARLLAEHEATHSKLKHRVTRLEKKLVPPPPPTPETAQ, encoded by the exons ATGGG ACGGACTCAAAGAGCAGGACCAGGGGCTCTGTTTAACGTCAATAACAGCAACAACAATGAGGAAGAGGA ggaggaaaagaagaagaagaagaagaaagagaagaaggagaaaaaagagCAGAAGGA GAAAGAAaagcaggagaagaaggagaggaaggagaagaagcagaaggagaaagaggagaaacaaaaagagaaagaggagaaagagaaggagaaacagaaagagaaagaaaaactggaaaaagagaagaaggcCAAAGAGGAGGC agctAAGGAGATCACAGTGATCGATCCGGCAGGAAACACATACTACTACTGGCTCGCTATCATAACCATCCCTGTCATGTACAACTGGACCCTGATCATAGCCAG GGCGTGTTTTGAGGAGCTGCAGACCGACTATTTGTACTACTGGTTCTTCATCGACTTCGCCTCTGATATGGTCTATATTTTGGACATGATCTTCAGAACCAGGACCG GTTACCTGGAGCAGGGACTGCTGGTCAAGGATGAGAAGAAGCTCCGTGAGCGGTACTTAATGAGCTTCCAGTTCAAACTGGACATGATCTCCATGATTCCCACCGACTTGTTTTTCTTCGTTTTTGGTGTCACCTTCCCTGAGATCCGCCTCAACAAACTCTTCAGGTTCAACAG AATGATGGAGTTCTTCCAGCGGACAGAGACCAGAACAAATTACCCCAACGCCCTTCGTATCTCCAACCTCGTCATGTacatcctcatcatcatccaCTGGAACGCCTGCCTCTACTACTCCTTCTCCAAGGCCATGG GCTTCGGCTCTGACAGGTTCGTGTATCCCGATCCGGCGGACCCGGAGTTCGGCCGCCTGATTAGGAAGTACGCCTACAGCATGTACTGGTCCACGCTGACGCTCACCACCATCGGAGAGACGCCTCCCCCCGTGGAGAACTCGGAGTACATCTTCGTGGTGACCGACTTCCTG GTCGGTGTGTTGATCTTCGCCACCATCGTCGGTAACGTCGGCTCGATGATCACCAACATGAACGCTGCCAGAGCCGACTTCCAGGCCCGCATCGACGCCATCAAACAGTACATGAGCTTCCGAAAGGTCACCAAGGACCTGGAGAAGCGGGTCATCAAGTGGTTCGACTTCCTGTGGACCAACAAGAAGGCGGTGGACGAGCGGGAGGTGCTGAAGTACCTGCCGGACAAACTGAGGGCCGAGATCGCCATCAACGTGCACCTGGACACCCTGAAGAAG GTCCGGATCTTTGCTGACTGCGAGGCCGGCCTGCTGGTGGAGCTGGTGCTGAAGCTGCAGCCGCAGGTCTACAGCCCGGGAGACTACATCTGCAAGAAGGGCGACATCGGCAGGGAGATGTACATCATCAAGGAGGGGAAGCTCGCCGTGGTCGCCGACGACGGCATCACGCAGTTCGTGGTCCTCAGTGACGGGAGCTACTTTGGCGAGATCAGCATCCTGGCTATCAAAG GCAGTAAGGCAGGAAACAGGAGGACGGCCAACATCAAGAGTATCGGATACTCGGACCTGTTCTGCCTGTCCAAAGACGACCTGATGGAGGCCCTGACGGAGTACCCTGATGCCAAAGCGCTGCTGGAGGAGAAGGGGCGGCAGATCCTGATGAAGGACGGGCTGCTGGACCTGGAG GTGGCGGCGCAGGGCCCGGACCCCAAGGAGATAGAGGAGAAGGTGGACCGGATGACCAGCTCGCTGGACGTCCTGCAGACGCGGTACGCCCGCCTGCTGGCCGAGCACGAGGCCACCCACAGCAAGCTGAAGCACCGGGTCACCCGGCTGGAGAAGAAGCTGGTGCCCCCGCCCCCTCCCACGCCCGAGACCGCCCAATAA